From the Anguilla anguilla isolate fAngAng1 chromosome 6, fAngAng1.pri, whole genome shotgun sequence genome, one window contains:
- the LOC118229933 gene encoding trans-L-3-hydroxyproline dehydratase isoform X1, translating to MAMDATKFPPHEGPVLSVVDMHTGGEPLRIIMSGYPELMGDGVLAKRRYVRENLDHLRKVLMFEPRGHYDMYGALIVQSEIGEADLGVLFMHNQGYSTMCGHAVIALGRFAVDYGLIKAPVSPETQVNIHCPCGLVKAFVEYADGKTGGVRFHSVPAFAFRTDVTVSVPGHGDVVVDISYGGAFYAFVSAERFGLDVRTSRTRDLVDVATAVTNAVKSQVQLHHPSSPDLAFLYGTILTDGKDAFSEEPTANVCVFADAQVDRSPTGSGVTARIALQYHRGLIQLGQSRVFQSGATGSLFTGKAVQEASCGEFKSVVVEVAGRAHYTGISSFVQEGDDNLSGGFLLK from the exons ATGGCAATGGACGCGACCAAGTTTCCGCCCCACGAAGGCCCGGTCTTGTCAGTGGTTGACATGCATACGGGGGGAGAACCGCTGCGGATCATCATGAGCGGGTATCCGGAGTTGATGGGAGACGGCGTCCTCGCTAAACGGCGCTACGTCCGGGAGAACCTGGACCATCTCCGGAAAGTACTCATGTTCGAGCCAAGGGGTCATTATGACATGTATGGCGCCTTGATTGTGCAGAGCGAGATTGGCGAAGCAGACCTGGGGGTGCTCTTCATGCACAACCAGGGTTACAGCACTATGTGCGGCCATGCTGTTATTGCGCTTGGCCGATTTGCGGTGGACTATGGCCTTATTAAAGCGCCAGTTTCACCCGAGACGCAGGTGAACATCCACTGCCCGTGTGGGTTGGTGAAGGCTTTTGTCGAATATGCTGACGGGAAAACAGGAGGCGTGCGGTTTCATAGTGTGCCTGCGTTTGCTTTTCGAACAG ATGTTACGGTTTCTGTTCCGGGACACGGGGATGTGGTGGTGGACATAAGTTACGGGGGGGCGTTCTACGCCTTCGTCAGTGCCGAGAGGTTCGGGCTGGACGTGAGGACGTCCAGGACCCGGGACCTTGTGGACGTCGCCACCGCGGTGACCAACGCCGTCAAGTCTCAG GTTcagctccaccaccccagcagcCCAGACCTGGCGTTCCTGTACGGCACGATCCTCACCGACGGAAAGGACGCGTTCTCCGAGGAGCCGACCGCCAACGTGTGCGTGTTTGCCGACGCTCAG GTTGATCGAAGCCCCACAGGGTCAGGAGTGACCGCCCGCATCGCCTTGCAGTACCACAGAGGTCTGATTCAGCTCGGCCAATCCCGAGTCTTTCAGAGCGGGGCCACCGGCTCCCTCTTCACCGGCAAAGCGGTGCAG GAAGCCAGCTGCGGCGAGTTTAAGTCGGTCGTGGTCGAGGTCGCTGGCCGTGCTCATTACACTGGGATTTCAAGCTTCGTCCAGGAAGGCGATGACAACCTGAGCGGTGGTTTTCTCCTGAAGTGA
- the LOC118229933 gene encoding trans-L-3-hydroxyproline dehydratase isoform X2, with protein sequence MLTGKQEACGFIVCLRLLFEQVDVTVSVPGHGDVVVDISYGGAFYAFVSAERFGLDVRTSRTRDLVDVATAVTNAVKSQVQLHHPSSPDLAFLYGTILTDGKDAFSEEPTANVCVFADAQVDRSPTGSGVTARIALQYHRGLIQLGQSRVFQSGATGSLFTGKAVQEASCGEFKSVVVEVAGRAHYTGISSFVQEGDDNLSGGFLLK encoded by the exons ATGCTGACGGGAAAACAGGAGGCGTGCGGTTTCATAGTGTGCCTGCGTTTGCTTTTCGAACAGGTCG ATGTTACGGTTTCTGTTCCGGGACACGGGGATGTGGTGGTGGACATAAGTTACGGGGGGGCGTTCTACGCCTTCGTCAGTGCCGAGAGGTTCGGGCTGGACGTGAGGACGTCCAGGACCCGGGACCTTGTGGACGTCGCCACCGCGGTGACCAACGCCGTCAAGTCTCAG GTTcagctccaccaccccagcagcCCAGACCTGGCGTTCCTGTACGGCACGATCCTCACCGACGGAAAGGACGCGTTCTCCGAGGAGCCGACCGCCAACGTGTGCGTGTTTGCCGACGCTCAG GTTGATCGAAGCCCCACAGGGTCAGGAGTGACCGCCCGCATCGCCTTGCAGTACCACAGAGGTCTGATTCAGCTCGGCCAATCCCGAGTCTTTCAGAGCGGGGCCACCGGCTCCCTCTTCACCGGCAAAGCGGTGCAG GAAGCCAGCTGCGGCGAGTTTAAGTCGGTCGTGGTCGAGGTCGCTGGCCGTGCTCATTACACTGGGATTTCAAGCTTCGTCCAGGAAGGCGATGACAACCTGAGCGGTGGTTTTCTCCTGAAGTGA